In the genome of Vibrio sp. NTOU-M3, one region contains:
- a CDS encoding restriction endonuclease subunit S: MKLVTLDSVLTFHRGITFKPDDKVEVGSSESVVCLRTKNIQKELDESDLLAVPSSFVKRDELYVNQGDILISTANSWELVGKCVRVVKTRYKSTIGGFISLLRPKSELIDPDYLFRFLSMDETQERIRHLGKKTTNISNLDRVRFLQLQIPLPPLETQKKIAAVLEKADQLRKYGKLLEQELNSLAQSVFIDMFGDPVTNPKGWDKTQLSAIVDEFLGGKSLVAADDQNTEYKNRVLKISAVTSGEFKPRESKPLPNDYEPQVEHFVKAGDLLFSRANTTELVGATTMVFDEHTGLVLPDKLWRFVWKDEKSLSPVFIWQQLCEAGVRKEISKLSSGSGGSMKNISKGKLNTLQIIFPPLELQQKFERIYLKLRVELSNNQQQIKFADQAFNALMQKAFKGELTL, encoded by the coding sequence ATGAAGCTAGTAACTTTAGATTCTGTCTTGACTTTTCACCGAGGTATTACGTTTAAGCCTGATGATAAGGTTGAGGTTGGTAGCAGTGAATCAGTAGTATGTCTTCGAACAAAAAACATCCAAAAAGAGCTTGATGAAAGTGATTTGCTAGCAGTCCCATCAAGCTTCGTTAAGCGTGATGAATTATATGTAAATCAAGGTGATATTCTTATTTCAACCGCCAATAGTTGGGAGTTGGTTGGAAAATGTGTGCGTGTTGTAAAAACGCGATACAAATCAACTATTGGTGGCTTCATTTCACTGTTACGCCCTAAATCTGAGCTAATTGATCCCGATTATTTATTTAGATTTTTATCTATGGATGAGACTCAAGAGCGCATTCGTCATCTAGGAAAGAAAACCACAAATATTTCAAACTTAGATCGAGTGAGGTTCTTACAGCTACAAATCCCACTCCCCCCACTAGAAACCCAAAAGAAAATCGCGGCGGTGCTCGAAAAAGCCGACCAACTGCGTAAATACGGTAAGCTTTTGGAGCAAGAGCTAAACAGCCTCGCTCAGTCAGTGTTTATTGATATGTTTGGTGATCCGGTAACGAACCCGAAGGGGTGGGATAAAACACAACTGTCAGCAATTGTCGATGAGTTCTTAGGTGGGAAAAGCTTAGTTGCTGCTGATGACCAAAATACAGAGTACAAAAATCGAGTTCTAAAGATTAGCGCTGTAACATCAGGTGAATTTAAGCCTAGAGAGTCTAAACCACTGCCTAATGATTATGAACCTCAAGTTGAGCACTTTGTTAAAGCAGGAGATTTGTTATTTAGCCGGGCTAATACGACAGAGTTGGTAGGTGCGACAACAATGGTTTTTGATGAGCATACAGGCTTAGTTCTACCCGATAAGCTATGGCGTTTTGTATGGAAAGACGAGAAGTCACTTTCTCCAGTATTCATATGGCAACAGTTATGCGAAGCTGGTGTTAGAAAGGAAATTAGTAAACTTTCATCCGGTTCTGGCGGCTCAATGAAGAACATCTCGAAAGGGAAGTTAAATACTCTTCAAATAATTTTTCCTCCTTTGGAGTTACAACAAAAATTTGAACGTATTTATCTGAAACTAAGAGTTGAACTGAGCAATAACCAACAGCAAATTAAATTTGCCGATCAAGCTTTCAACGCCCTTATGCAAAAAGCCTTTAAAGGCGAGCTAACACTATAA